In one Gopherus evgoodei ecotype Sinaloan lineage chromosome 1, rGopEvg1_v1.p, whole genome shotgun sequence genomic region, the following are encoded:
- the TAGLN3 gene encoding transgelin-3 isoform X2, which translates to MSDAREGVNVTACRQKSSVSFLSRPDRPNLAYNKIKGKNPGVVFLPGLHSDMNGQKAVALQDFCKSLGHAFVRFDYTGCGSSDGNLQECTVGKWRKDVLSVLDELTDGPQILVGSSLGGWLMLHAAIARPEKVAALVGVAAAADYLVTTFKQLPLEVQKEIEEKGEWKLPTKHNEEGFYCLSYEFIKEAENHCLLSNPIPITCPIKLIHGMKDEDVPWKVSMQIADDVVSTDVDVILRKVGQHRMNEKDDMKLLVYTVDDLIDKLTTLA; encoded by the exons CGTGCAGACAGAAGTCATCAGTCAGTTTCCTTAGTCGACCTGATCGTCCAAATCTAGCGTATAATAAGATAAAAGGCAAGAACCCAGGTGTTGTCTTCCTCCCAGGCCTTCATTCAGATATGAATGGGCAGAAAGCAGTTGCACTCCAGGACTTCTGCAAATCTCTCGGTCATGCCTTTGTAAG ATTTGATTATACAGGATGTGGAAGTTCAGATGGTAATCTTCAAGAGTGTACGGTTGGAAAGTGGAGGAAGGATGTTTTATCTGTACTAGATGAACTCACAGATGGACCAcag ATTCTAGTGGGATCCAGCTTAGGTGGATGGCTGATGCTTCATGCAGCAATAGCTCGTCCAGAAAAGGTGGCCGCTTTAGTTGGAGTAGCTGCAGCTGCAGACTATCTTGTAACAACTTTTAAACAACTTCCCCTTGAG gTCCAAAAAGAAATAGAAGAGAAGGGTGAATGGAAGCTCCCAACAAAACACAATGAGGAAGGATTTTATTGTTTATCATATGAATTCATTAAAGAAGCAGAAAACCACTGTCTATTGAGCAATCCTATTCCTATAACCTGCCCTATAAAACTTATCCATGGCATGAAGGATGAAGATGTTCCATGGAAGGTATCCATGCAAATTGCAGATGATGTTGTCAGCACAGATGTGGATGTGATCCTCCGCAAAGTTGGTCAGCACCGAATGAATGAGAAGGATGACATGAAACTTCTTGTGTACACTGTTGATGATTTAATTGACAAGCTGACAACCCTAGCATGA